One Malus sylvestris chromosome 14, drMalSylv7.2, whole genome shotgun sequence DNA segment encodes these proteins:
- the LOC126600628 gene encoding uncharacterized protein LOC126600628, producing MSDSSSKSTGLTKDVETELPLHSDSSVEEDWESIADRTPDELLSSQSLPEVSKLSLEDTKAQTPKRRGRGTFSYKKHELYSDQVSDKLIVDNDTPDDENVSHNLEGDPKVIKSKYGTQHILVLADFPPSTTTIELEKLFVNIRDPGVIIRWVNETVALAVFQTPSIALEALSCVRCSMTVRVLEENDFLLSSISPKDLEPPRQRPQTSARTAQRLIAHGMGLKLPSTAFGSNDLKKQEDDRKSRIVMRQKLKDDAWGTDEN from the exons ATGAGTGATTCCTCAAGTAAATCAACTGGTCTAACAAAAGATGTCGAGACGGAGCTACCGCTGCATTCAGACTCGTCAGTAGAAGAAG ATTGGGAATCTATTGCAGATCGCACACCTGATGAATTGCTCTCGTCACAATCTTTGCCTGAAGTATCAAAACTATCTTTGGAAGATACCAAAGCTCAGACCCCTAAGCGACGTGGAAGAGGAACATTTTCATATAAGAAACATGAACTTTACAGTGATCAAGTATCTGATAAGTTAATTGTTGATAATGATACACCAGACGATGAAAATGTGTCCCATAATTTGGAGGGGGATCCAAAAGTAATAAAAT CAAAATATGGAACACAACATATTCTTGTTCTGGCTGACTTTCCACCAAGCACTACGACAATAGAGTTGGAGAAGCTTTTTGTGAATATTAGAGATCCTGGAGTTATTATTCGCTGGGTCAATGAGACAGTTGCTCTTGCAGTTTTCCAAACACCGTCAATTG CACTCGAAGCTCTTAGCTGCGTTCGATGTTCTATGACAGTGCGAGTGCTTGAAGAGAATGATTTCCTTTTGAGCTCAATTTCACCGAAAG ATCTGGAACCTCCTCGACAAAGGCCACAGACATCAGCTAGAACTGCTCAGAGGCTCATTGCTCATGGAATGGGACTGAAACTACCTTCCACGGCCTTTGGGTCAAATGATTTAAAGAAACAGGAAGATGATCGAAAGAGCCGCATAGTCATGAGGCAAAAGTTGAAAGATGATGCTTGGGGTACAGatgaaaattaa